One window of Vespa velutina chromosome 2, iVesVel2.1, whole genome shotgun sequence genomic DNA carries:
- the LOC124957834 gene encoding 7-methylguanosine phosphate-specific 5'-nucleotidase isoform X1 has protein sequence MEILIKMPDKLTIDDFPVLKSKHVYIKDTKATINIINIMLRDGADHLQIVTDFDLTLTKQHVDGKLVLSSFGLFGKCNQLPSAYMNESRRLYHKYRPIEIDPDLPLKEKIEAMSDWMIAAEKLLKGIEFDPKELSEVAEKYGTPLRDGTKELLEKLYEANIPVLVFSAGLGDVVEAVLKCHKVFFNNVKIISNFLKYNGNKIDGFKNKKLIHVFNKNEHALEQEYFKVIEGRRHVLLMGDTTGDASMVNGMDDTIAVLKIGFLYDKAEENLANYMKEFDIVLVDDQTMQVATEILRTILK, from the exons AAAGATGCCCGATAAACTTACTATCGATGAC TTTCCTGTTTTAAAGTCAAAACATGTTTATATCAAGGATACAAAAgctacgataaatattattaatattatgctGCGTGATGGAGCAGACCATCTACAG ATTGTCACAGATTTTGATTTAACATTGACCAAACAACATGTTGATGGAAAATTGGTGCTTAGCAGCTTtg gTTTATTTGGAAAATGTAATCAATTACCATCTGCGTATATGAATGAGTCTAGACGATTATATCACAAATACAGACCTATAGAAATTGATCCAGATTTacctttaaaagaaaaaatagaagctATGAGCGATTGGATGATAGCTGctgaaaaattgttaaaaggaATAGAATTTGATCCAAAAGAATTGTCTGAAGTTGCAGAAAAATATGGTACACCTTTACGTGATGGTACCAAAGAACTTTTGGAAAAGTTATATGAGGCTAACATACCAGTTCTTGTATTTAGTGCTGGTTTAGGAGATGTTGTAGAAGCTGTTTTAAAATGTCATAaagttttctttaataatgttaaaattatatcgaattttcttaaatataatggTAACAAAATAGATGgattcaaaaacaaaaaattaatacatgtttttaataaaaatgaacatgCTCTTGAgcaagaatattttaaagttaTTGAAGGAAGACGACATGTATTACTAATGGGTGATACAACTGGAGATGCAAGTATGGTTAATGGTATGGATGACACAATAGCAGTATTAAAAATTGGATTTTTGTATGACAAA gCAGAAGAAAATCTGGCTAATTATATGAAGGAGTTCGATATCGTATTAGTGGATGATCAAACAATGCAAGTGGCAACAGAAATATTAAGaactatattaaaataa
- the LOC124957834 gene encoding 7-methylguanosine phosphate-specific 5'-nucleotidase isoform X2, with the protein MPDKLTIDDFPVLKSKHVYIKDTKATINIINIMLRDGADHLQIVTDFDLTLTKQHVDGKLVLSSFGLFGKCNQLPSAYMNESRRLYHKYRPIEIDPDLPLKEKIEAMSDWMIAAEKLLKGIEFDPKELSEVAEKYGTPLRDGTKELLEKLYEANIPVLVFSAGLGDVVEAVLKCHKVFFNNVKIISNFLKYNGNKIDGFKNKKLIHVFNKNEHALEQEYFKVIEGRRHVLLMGDTTGDASMVNGMDDTIAVLKIGFLYDKAEENLANYMKEFDIVLVDDQTMQVATEILRTILK; encoded by the exons ATGCCCGATAAACTTACTATCGATGAC TTTCCTGTTTTAAAGTCAAAACATGTTTATATCAAGGATACAAAAgctacgataaatattattaatattatgctGCGTGATGGAGCAGACCATCTACAG ATTGTCACAGATTTTGATTTAACATTGACCAAACAACATGTTGATGGAAAATTGGTGCTTAGCAGCTTtg gTTTATTTGGAAAATGTAATCAATTACCATCTGCGTATATGAATGAGTCTAGACGATTATATCACAAATACAGACCTATAGAAATTGATCCAGATTTacctttaaaagaaaaaatagaagctATGAGCGATTGGATGATAGCTGctgaaaaattgttaaaaggaATAGAATTTGATCCAAAAGAATTGTCTGAAGTTGCAGAAAAATATGGTACACCTTTACGTGATGGTACCAAAGAACTTTTGGAAAAGTTATATGAGGCTAACATACCAGTTCTTGTATTTAGTGCTGGTTTAGGAGATGTTGTAGAAGCTGTTTTAAAATGTCATAaagttttctttaataatgttaaaattatatcgaattttcttaaatataatggTAACAAAATAGATGgattcaaaaacaaaaaattaatacatgtttttaataaaaatgaacatgCTCTTGAgcaagaatattttaaagttaTTGAAGGAAGACGACATGTATTACTAATGGGTGATACAACTGGAGATGCAAGTATGGTTAATGGTATGGATGACACAATAGCAGTATTAAAAATTGGATTTTTGTATGACAAA gCAGAAGAAAATCTGGCTAATTATATGAAGGAGTTCGATATCGTATTAGTGGATGATCAAACAATGCAAGTGGCAACAGAAATATTAAGaactatattaaaataa
- the LOC124947245 gene encoding RING finger protein 11 has translation MGNCLKRAGGSQQDNTTLLSSNPDPSMIGSSSQDALGPQIPYNEIMGSYYPVTATREHRLQSNLNVSRGIGVGLNLGLGVTSGSISEEEQQVRIAKRIGLIQHLPMRQYDGTKKGECVICMMELMVGEEVRYLPCMHTYHAVCIDDWLLRSLTCPSCMEPVDAALISSYHPTT, from the exons ATGGGAAATTGTCTAAAACGCGCGGGAGGCAGTCAGCAGGACAATACCACTTTGCTTAGCAGCAATCCCGATCCTTCAATGATTGGAAGTTCGTCACAAGATGCACTCGGACCTCAAATACCTTATAAT gAAATTATGGGATCTTATTATCCTGTAACAGCGACAAGAGAACATCGTTTACAGTCCAATTTAAATGTCTCACGTGGAATTGGAGTTGGACTTAATTTAGGACTTGGCGTTACATCTGGTAGTATAAGCGAAGAAGAACAGCAGGTACGAATTGCAAAGCGTATAGGACTCATACAACATTTGCCCATGCGACAATACGATGGAACAAAGAAAGGAGAATGTGTAATATGCATGATGGAGCTTATGGTAGGAGAAGAAGTTCGTTATCTACCTTGTATGCATACTTATCATGCAGTGTGTATCGACGATTGGTTACTCCGTTCACTCACTTGTCCATCATGCATGGAACCTGTAGATGCTGCTCTCATTAGTTCGTATCATCCTACAacttaa